TTTATTCCTTCTCCCCAGTCCCTGGTCTCTACGATTAATTCAGAAATCAAATTGGATTGCTATATTTAGATAGACGAGTCATTTCAAACAATTGCTGGGCATTACTTCCTAGAAAAGCATCAAAAAGCTGCTGCTTTTCAGATTCCACTTCTACTAGATAGCGCTGGGCAATTTCATAATAGGCATAAGTCCAAGGAATCTGAATTTCTGCACCACTGTTATCATCTAACACCGTCACCATTTCCGTTACTGCTTGAGTTGCAGTTTGCCGCAAACCACAAGCAACATTTCCCTCTATCTCTGCTTTCATTGGTACACCCAGGTTAGCCAAAGCACTGGCGGTAGTATCAATATCTGGATATTCTGGAGTATTCTGTCCGTTGATGTAGCCTGTAAAGTGGTTGACAGCATATCCGTGCAGCAACACCCAAGCCCCGTACTGAGTAACCTGATTCACCTCTTCAACGACAAAACGCTGCGGAGGTAGCCAAGGGCGGGTGAAGATTTGCTGGAGTTGTTTGGCGATGGTTTCAAGGTTCCCGTCTTTTTGTAGCAGAGTAAGGGGTGAGGTCAGTTCTTTTGGGATTGAAGATACTGTTGTAGAGATAAGTTGAGCGATATTGCTAGGCAATTCATCGACAATCAACTCGCTGATAAACAGCTTGGGTAAGTTAAATTCCTCTTGCTGCAGATGACGATAATGACGGGCGTACAAATGAGTTTGAGCAAAAGTATACTCTCCAGCCGCCACGTAACCCAAAGCTTCTGCAAGTTGTCCAAGGTAGTCAATTCCTAAGTTAACTTGACCCTGTGGAGTATCTACTAATAAACGCAAAGACCGAAAGGCGATGTGGTCGTTGGCGACAGTCCCACCCGCAGTAGTAATCATTTGCTGGTAGATACGAGCATGATTGACCCTGGCACTGTATTCTTGCCAAAGTAATTTCCATAAATCAAGGGTTATTTCGGGTTTCATATTAGATTAGTTATTTGTCATTTGTCAAAGAAGGGTCAAAAGTTAGGAAATCTCCTTCTGCACCCTATTCCCCACTCCCTTCATCTTTTAAGAACTTAAAATCTCGCTGATAATCTGAAGGACTATCTGAATTTGGTCGCTGTCGATAACTAGAGGAGGACAGAAACGAATTGCTGCTTTACCGCAACCTAGCAATAATAAACCGCGTAAAAAAGCTTCTTGGATAATGCGATCGCGCAATTTATAATCGAGATTACCCTGTTCATCCAATAAATCCACCGCTACCATCAATCCCTTACCTCGTGGCGGCGATACCCTCGGAAATCTTTGATGCAACTGGGTAAGACTAGCTTGTAATAATTCTCCCATCTGGGTAGCGTTGCTCATCAAACCACTTTCTAGCAGTCTTAGTGTGACAATACCAGCAGCACAAGCTACAGGATTACCGCCAAATGTAGTAGCATGAGAGCCGGGAGGCCAAGTCATTAACTCTGGTCTAGCAAGTATCGCTCCTAACGGCATACCACTGGCGATACCTTTAGCAGTAGTAATGATATCAGGCATCACACCCCAATGCTCGATCGCAAATAAGCGACCAGTCCGCCCCATCCCTGCTTGTACTTCATCCACTACCATCAGAATACCGTGGCGATCGCATATCTCCCGAATTCGCTGCAAAAAACCATCTTCGGGTACGATATATCCACCTTCTCCTTGAATCGGTTCGACGACGATCGCTGCTACTTCTTGCGGTGGTAAAATCGTCGTAAATAGCTGTTGTTCCAGATAATCTAAACTTGCGTGAGTGCCATAAGGAATATGAGTTACCCCAGGAACTAAAGGCCCAAAATTAGCTCGCTGCACTACTTTGGAACCAGTTAGAGACATTGCTCCATAAGTGCGTCCGTGAAATGCACCTAAGAAGGCTACGATTAGCGATCGCTTGGTGTAATATCGAGCTAGTTTGATTGCTCCTTCGTTGGATTCTGCCCCGGAATTGGTGAAAAATATCTTTGCAGGAAACCCACTATTACTA
This portion of the Nostoc sp. GT001 genome encodes:
- a CDS encoding DUF1338 domain-containing protein — protein: MKPEITLDLWKLLWQEYSARVNHARIYQQMITTAGGTVANDHIAFRSLRLLVDTPQGQVNLGIDYLGQLAEALGYVAAGEYTFAQTHLYARHYRHLQQEEFNLPKLFISELIVDELPSNIAQLISTTVSSIPKELTSPLTLLQKDGNLETIAKQLQQIFTRPWLPPQRFVVEEVNQVTQYGAWVLLHGYAVNHFTGYINGQNTPEYPDIDTTASALANLGVPMKAEIEGNVACGLRQTATQAVTEMVTVLDDNSGAEIQIPWTYAYYEIAQRYLVEVESEKQQLFDAFLGSNAQQLFEMTRLSKYSNPI
- a CDS encoding acetyl ornithine aminotransferase family protein, which produces MLSIPINLNLPRTPHLITSLPGPRAQAIVQRDRAVTSPSYTRDYPLVVSRGQGCMVEDVDGNVFLDMTAGIAVTATGHAHPEVVKAIQEQSARLLHMSGTDFYYEPMVELAEQLAIRAPFPHPHSNSGFPAKIFFTNSGAESNEGAIKLARYYTKRSLIVAFLGAFHGRTYGAMSLTGSKVVQRANFGPLVPGVTHIPYGTHASLDYLEQQLFTTILPPQEVAAIVVEPIQGEGGYIVPEDGFLQRIREICDRHGILMVVDEVQAGMGRTGRLFAIEHWGVMPDIITTAKGIASGMPLGAILARPELMTWPPGSHATTFGGNPVACAAGIVTLRLLESGLMSNATQMGELLQASLTQLHQRFPRVSPPRGKGLMVAVDLLDEQGNLDYKLRDRIIQEAFLRGLLLLGCGKAAIRFCPPLVIDSDQIQIVLQIISEILSS